The genomic interval AAGCCAATCATCGCCGTTGCCAATAGCTTCACGCAATTTGTGCCGGGTCACGTACACCTTAAAGATCTAGGTCAATTGGTTTGTCGCGAAATTGAAGCTGCTGGTGGTGTGGCAAAAGAATTCAATACCATTGCAGTCGATGACGGCATTGCAATGGGTCACGATGGTATGCTTTACAGTCTACCTAGCCGTGAAATTATCGCAGATTCTGTAGAATACATGGCTAATGCGCACTGTGCTGATGCTTTAGTCTGTATTTCAAACTGCGACAAGATCACACCGGGAATGCTCATGGCGGCGTTGCGTTTAAATATTCCTGTGGTGTTTGTATCTGGTGGTCCGATGGAAGCCGGTAAAACAAAACTGTCTGAGCATAAATTAGACTTGGTTGATGCCATGGTCATCGCTGCCGACGATAGCGCCAGTGACGAAAAAGTCGCAGAATACGAGCGCAGTGCTTGCCCAACATGCGGTTCTTGCTCCGGCATGTTCACTGCCAACAGCATGAACTGTTTAACTGAGGCCCTTGGTTTATCCTTGCCCGGTAATGGCTCAACATTGGCAACACACTCAGACCGCGAGCGCTTGTTCCTAGAAGCCGGTCGGTTAATCGTGAAAAACGCGAAGCGTTATTATGAGCAGGACGATGAATCCGTATTGCCTCGTAACATCGCAAGCTTTAAAGCATTTGAAAATGCTATGGCACTGGATATTGCCATGGGCGGCTCCACCAATACTATCTTGCATTTATTAGCCGCAGCACAAGAAGCGGAACTCGATTTCGATATGAAAGAAATAGATCGTCTTTCACGATCAGTACCTCAATTATGTAAAGTTGCGCCGAATTCGCCCCTATACCATATGGAAGATGTTCACCGTGCCGGTGGTGTCATGGGTATTCTTGGCGAATTGGATCGCGCTGGCGTGCTGCATTCAGATATTCCGACTATCCATAGCGCAACGGTAAAAGAAGGTCTAGATAAATGGGATATCATGCGCAACCCTAGTGAAGAAGTGGTGAATTTCTTCAAAGCAGGTCCCGCTGGTATTCCAACTCAAACCGCATTTAGCCAAAGCACGCGCTGGCCAACCTTAGATGGTGATCGCGAGAACGGCTGTATCCGTAGCATCGAGAATGCATATTCCCTTGAAGGCGGCCTTGCTGTTTTATACGGCAACATTGCTCAAGACGGCTGTGTGGTCAAAACAGCTGGTGTAGATGACTCTATTTTGGTCTTTACCGGCAAAGCAAAAATATTTGAATCTCAAGACGATGCAGTAAAAGGTATTTTGGCTGACGAAGTGAAAGCCGGTGACGTAGTAATTATTCGCTACGAAGGTCCAAAAGGTGGTCCTGGTATGCAAGAAATGCTTTACCCAACGTCATATCTGAAATCCAAAGGATTAGGAAAAGACTGCGCGCTATTAACTGACGGCCGTTTTTCTGGCGGTACTTCCGGTCTATCCATTGGTCACTGCTCACCAGAAGCAGCGGCAGGTGGGGCCATTGGTCTATTGCGTGATGGAGATGAAATTCTTATCAACATTCCTGAACGCAGCATCAACGTAAATCTGAGTGACGAGGAACTATCTCACCGTCGCCATGAACAGGACAAACTAGGTTGGAAGCCTGTCGAAGAGCGTCCACGTAAGGTCACTACGGCATTGAAAGCTTATGCTAAATTTGCCACCAGTGCCGATAAAGGTGCGGTCAGAGACAAAGCTATGCTCGACGACTGATTCGTCTGAGCATCCATAACAAGCAACCATAAAAAAACCCTCTTCATGAGGGTTTTTTACGCTTTAAGCATCAACTAAATCCACTAAGCTCCTAGTGAATAACACCTTCATCACCGGGCATCACGTTGCCGAATTCTGGCGGCAGTATATTGTGCTTGTTAACCGTTAACGTATCGTACACTTCTAAGCGATGCTCGGCGTCAATATTCACTTCTTCCAATAAAACACAGACCGCTTCGATGCTATCTAATTGCGCTACCACTGCGCTTTTAAAACCATCTTTGGTATGGATCGCCACCAAGTCACCAATATCCAATTCGCTCATAACGGTGTGGATATCTTCAGCCAAGTAGACCTCGCTATCTAGTGGTGCAATAAAGTGAGCAGCGGCGACAACATGCAGCACATCAACCACTTCTGGCTGACTCACATCTAAATGCTCCATCATTTCGCTCATATTTAGCATCTTATCCAGCAGCATGAAAAACAGGTAGGAATCTTCTTCGGTCCAGCCTATGTCCATTGTGATGTTATGAGGGCTTGGAATGTCTGTGGCCAGCAATATCTCTTTATCTTGGCTGGCTTCCTGGGTGGGAGTATCAAAATCTGGCATGACGATATTGACTTGATCGCAACCGGATCCATCAATATCTGCAAGACGCCATTTAAGTGGGTGTTTTACTGCCTGTGTCATAGCGGCCTCCTTTAACCCAAGATCAGAACCCGAAACCTGCAGCTCTGAATTTGCTGTCTTAATTTCATAATAAGGGCTTTTGACAATGGATCAAATGATTTTATGGCTTTTTGCCTAATTAATAATTAAGCAAAAAACTCGCCAGAAAAACACAACAAGCGTTTGATTTACTCCTCCAGCAGTTAAAAGTTTTGCATTTGCTGCAAGAGCTCCTGCCGAGAGGCAATCATGGTTTTATAGGTTTTCATTAGGCTGAATTTGTGGGGGGTATCTTCGATCTGCAGGCGTTCCAACTGGCTTTCCAGCTTATCAATCTCATTTCTCAAGCGCTTGACGATATCCTGCTCGCAGCTACCGCCTCTGAGTTTATATCCATCTTTGTACATGCCTTTCTCCTTAAATCGACACTCACGCCCGTATGCTCTGTACTGAGCTTGTACTGCTTGGTAGAACACATATCATTTTGTTAGACGTCCACTCTAGAACGCCTCAAAAATAATGTTCACAATGGCCATACTAGCAGTTTTGCGAACTGTTCCCATTCTTTTTTCTGATAAATGGTGTAAGACATCTGCCATTCGGTTGGTGACCGTTCACTTTCACAATATATCGACCATTTTTTCACCAGTTAAGACACACAAAACTGGGCAGGGTTTCCACATAGGTTTATAATTGCGGCCCATTTTTTTAACGACCGAGTGATTCCCGTGGCAAAAAAGCTGTACATCAAAACCCATGGTTGCCAAATGAACGAATACGACAGTTCGAGAATGGCCGATTTATTGGGTGAGAGTCATGCTATGGAAATAACGGACAACCCTGAAGAAGCGGATGTCCTGCTTTTAAATACCTGCTCTATCCGCGAGAAAGCGCAAGAAAAGGTTTTCCACCAATTAGGTCGCTGGAACAAACTAAAAGAAAAGAATCCAGATCTGGTCATTGGCGTCGGCGGATGTGTAGCAAGCCAAGAAGGGGATGCTATTCGCAAGCGCGCCCCCCAGGTTGACATGGTATTTGGCCCACAAACTTTACACCGCTTACCTGAATTTGTGGACGCCAGCAAAAACTCCATTCCTGTCGTCGATATTACCTTTCCAGAAATCGAGAAGTTTGATCACTTGCCAGCGCCTAAAGTCGAAGGTGCCTCAGCGTTTGTTTCTATCATGGAAGGCTGTAGCAAATACTGTACGTTCTGCGTGGTACCTTATACCCGCGGTGAAGAAGTCAGTCGTCCTTTTGCTGACGTCATGCGCGAAGTTGAACAACTGGCTGCGCAAGGCGTGCGTGAAGTTAACCTACTGGGGCAAAACGTGAATGCTTATCAAGGTCAAACCGATGATGGTGATATCGCTGACTTAGCCGAATTAATTACCGCCGTCGCTGAAGTCGAAGGTATTGATCGTATTCGCTTTACCACCAGCCACCCAGTTGAATTCAGCGATAGCCTTATTCAAGTTTACGCCGAAGTACCCGAACTAGTGAGTCATTTACATTTGCCGGTGCAAAGTGGATCCAACCGTATTTTATCGGCAATGAAACGTGGCCACGAGATTGATATGTACATCGATAAAATCAATCGCATTAAAAAACTACGACCTGATATCAGCATTAGCTCAGATTTCATTATTGGCTTCCCAGGCGAAACCGATGAAGATTTTGAAGACACTATGAATCTCATCGCAGAAATTGGTTTCGATATCAGTTTTAGCTTTATTTATAGTGCGCGTCCTGGTACGCCTGCGTCCGAGTTAAAAGATGAAACACCAGAAGATGTAAAAAAGCAGCGCCTTTCAATTTTGCAAAATCGCATTACACAAAATGCGCAGCAAATCGCGCGCCGCATGGTCGGCAACACCGAAACGGTATTGGTCACAGGTGTCAGTAAAAAAGATCCAGGCCAGTTACAAGGTCGTACTGAAAACAACCGTGTAGTGAATTTCCGTTGTGACGACCAGACGTTAATCGGTAAATTTGTTAAAACACGTATTGAAGACGCCTACTCCAATAGCTTGCTAGGTACGCTATTATTAGAAGAAGGCGTGTTCTAACGATTAATTAGGACTGCGGTCCGCTGGCACTGTGATACAAAGTTGCAGTGCCCAATTCATCAAAGAGAGACTACAAACCTGAATGAGTACAGCCAAAGCTGAACAACATACTGCGCAGAGCGATTTTCATCTTGAACCTGACGATGCTCGTCGCCTTGCTAATCTTTGTGGACAAACTGATAGCCACATTAAACAAATTGCCAAGCATTTTAATATCAAGATTTTTAATCGAGGCAATCACTTCAAAATTGCTGGCGAAGCAGCCAGTGTCGAACACGCATCCCAGATTATTCAAAAACTGTATCGCGAAACCCACAACGGTACTGAAATCCGCAGCGATGTCATTCATCTACTGCTAAAAGAAGCGGACATTGAAATCGCCCAGGTCAAAGAGCAAATTGATGACCATGGCAAAAGACCGGTTGTTTTACGCACCCCCAAACTCATTATCAAACCTCGCGGTGCCAACCAGCAAAAATACGTTCGCGGCATTGCGGATTACGATATCAACTTTGGTATTGGTCCTGCGGGCACGGGTAAGACTTATTTAGCGGTCGCTTGTGCCGTAGAAGCTTTAATGCGTGATGACGTACAGAAGATTCTATTAGTACGTCCCGCGGTTGAAGCCGGTGAAAAACTGGGCTTTCTACCAGGAGATTTAGCCCAGAAAATTGATCCCTATCTGCGCCCCCTGTATGACGCTTTGCACGATATGCTTGGCTATGAGCAGGTGACGAAACTGCAAGAACGCAATGTTATCGAAATAGCCCCTTTGGCTTATATGCGTGGCCGAACCCTAAGCAACGCTTTCGTTATCTTAGACGAAAGTCAAAACACCACCCCTGAGCAAATGAAAATGTTTCTAACACGGATTGGTTTTGGTTCCAAAGCCGTTGTCACCGGTGATGTAACACAAATCGATTTGCCAAGAGGAGCACGTTCGGGCCTCACACAAATCATGCATATTCTGAAAGATGTCGATGGCATAGGCTTCAGCCATTTTGCAAATAAAGACGTGGTGCGCCACCCACTGGTTCAGCGCATTGTAGATGCTTATGACGCTCACGATGCTGAAGTTGAACAAAAGCGTCACGAAAAAGCCCAAGAGAAGCAGGATTAACTGTGATTGACGTTGACGTTCAAATAGCCATTGAAGGGGATAACCTTCCGACACCAACGCAATTACAGTCATGGGTTACAGCCGCTTTAGCATCATTAAGACCTGAGGCTGAGCTTTCCATCCGCCTTGTGGATAACTCTGAGAGCCAAAGCCTGAATCATGAATATCGGGGTAAAGATAAACCCACCAATGTGCTATCGTTTCCTTTTGAAATACCGCCCGAATTGGCCGAAATCGAAAACTTTACCCTGATTGGTGATCTTGTCATTTGCCACCCCGTGGTTTGCCAAGAAGCAGCTGAGCAAAAAAAGCCACTTGAGCACCATTATGCCCACATGGTCATACATGGTTGCTTGCATTTATTGGGTTACGACCATATAAATGAAGATGAGGCTGAGGAAATGGAACGCCTCGAAACTGATATTCTTGCAACATTGAATATCCCCGACCCTTACATAATTAACTAAGATCATGAACGAAGACCGACCGAGAAACGCAATCTTAAACTGGCTTGATAGCCTCAAGATTTTTGGCGGAGACCCCCGCAGCCGCAAGGAAATAAAACACATCTTGCGTGAAGCAGAAGGGCGCCAGCTCGTAGACAGTGACGCACTGTCCATAATGGAAGGTGCTATTCAAGTAGCGGACATGCAAGTTCGCGAAATCATGATCCCTCGCTCACAAATGGTCTGTGTGCGTATTGATCAAAAACCCAAAGACTATTTACCTAGCATTATTGAATCTGCTCACTCCCGCTTTCCTGTTTTGGCAGAGAGCGATGACGAGGTGGTGGGCATTTTACTAGCTAAAGACCTATTGCCACTTGTTCTAGAGCAAAATACAGATTCTTTCCGCCTGAAAGACATTTTACGTCCCGTCACATTCGTTCCAGAAAGCAAACGCCTGAATGTGCTGCTAAAAGAATTCCGTGCTACTCGTAACCATATGGCCATTGTTATCGATGAATATGGTTCCATCGCAGGCCTGGTAACCATCGAAGACGTGCTTGAGCAAATCGTTGGTGACATTGAAGACGAGCACGATGTAGACGATGAAGATACGTCAATCAAACAGGTGGATAACGACACCTATATGGTTAAAGCCCTGACGTCCATCGATGACTTCAATGAAACCTTTGGCACACAATTCGAGGCTCTGGAATTCGATACCATTGGCGGCATCGTGGTCGATCAATTTGGTCGCCTTCCAGAATGCGAAGAAACCATCGACATTGGTCAGCATACATTCAAAGTCGTGAATGGTAATAGTCGCCAAATCCATCTATTACAGGTCACGCCTAAAACGGATTTAAGCGAAGAAGACTAATGAAGAAATTGGATTTCTCATGGATACAAAGGCCTGGTTTTCCAGGCCATTTTTTTGCTTTTGCCCTAGGCGCGCTATTGCCTTTTAGCTTTGCGCCCTATCACTATTGGCCACTACAATTGCTATCCGTGGCGTTGTTTTATTTTTCCATAAAATCACTGAGTCCGAAAACCGCTCTATGGCGCGGTTGGTGGTTTGGTTTTGGTACTTATGCCGCTGGTGTTAGCTGGGTCTATATAAGCATCCATGTATACAGTAACACTCCACAAATTCCTGCCTTTTTATTAACACTTGTCTTTGTTGCGGGGCTAGCGTGGTTCTTTGCCATCATGACCTACTGCTATCAAAAATGGTTTGCCAATAAACCTTGGGGCTTTTTTAG from Bermanella marisrubri carries:
- the ilvD gene encoding dihydroxy-acid dehydratase, translating into MPQYRSKTSTAGRNMAGARALWRATGMKDDDFQKPIIAVANSFTQFVPGHVHLKDLGQLVCREIEAAGGVAKEFNTIAVDDGIAMGHDGMLYSLPSREIIADSVEYMANAHCADALVCISNCDKITPGMLMAALRLNIPVVFVSGGPMEAGKTKLSEHKLDLVDAMVIAADDSASDEKVAEYERSACPTCGSCSGMFTANSMNCLTEALGLSLPGNGSTLATHSDRERLFLEAGRLIVKNAKRYYEQDDESVLPRNIASFKAFENAMALDIAMGGSTNTILHLLAAAQEAELDFDMKEIDRLSRSVPQLCKVAPNSPLYHMEDVHRAGGVMGILGELDRAGVLHSDIPTIHSATVKEGLDKWDIMRNPSEEVVNFFKAGPAGIPTQTAFSQSTRWPTLDGDRENGCIRSIENAYSLEGGLAVLYGNIAQDGCVVKTAGVDDSILVFTGKAKIFESQDDAVKGILADEVKAGDVVIIRYEGPKGGPGMQEMLYPTSYLKSKGLGKDCALLTDGRFSGGTSGLSIGHCSPEAAAGGAIGLLRDGDEILINIPERSINVNLSDEELSHRRHEQDKLGWKPVEERPRKVTTALKAYAKFATSADKGAVRDKAMLDD
- the miaB gene encoding tRNA (N6-isopentenyl adenosine(37)-C2)-methylthiotransferase MiaB, giving the protein MAKKLYIKTHGCQMNEYDSSRMADLLGESHAMEITDNPEEADVLLLNTCSIREKAQEKVFHQLGRWNKLKEKNPDLVIGVGGCVASQEGDAIRKRAPQVDMVFGPQTLHRLPEFVDASKNSIPVVDITFPEIEKFDHLPAPKVEGASAFVSIMEGCSKYCTFCVVPYTRGEEVSRPFADVMREVEQLAAQGVREVNLLGQNVNAYQGQTDDGDIADLAELITAVAEVEGIDRIRFTTSHPVEFSDSLIQVYAEVPELVSHLHLPVQSGSNRILSAMKRGHEIDMYIDKINRIKKLRPDISISSDFIIGFPGETDEDFEDTMNLIAEIGFDISFSFIYSARPGTPASELKDETPEDVKKQRLSILQNRITQNAQQIARRMVGNTETVLVTGVSKKDPGQLQGRTENNRVVNFRCDDQTLIGKFVKTRIEDAYSNSLLGTLLLEEGVF
- a CDS encoding PhoH family protein; the encoded protein is MSTAKAEQHTAQSDFHLEPDDARRLANLCGQTDSHIKQIAKHFNIKIFNRGNHFKIAGEAASVEHASQIIQKLYRETHNGTEIRSDVIHLLLKEADIEIAQVKEQIDDHGKRPVVLRTPKLIIKPRGANQQKYVRGIADYDINFGIGPAGTGKTYLAVACAVEALMRDDVQKILLVRPAVEAGEKLGFLPGDLAQKIDPYLRPLYDALHDMLGYEQVTKLQERNVIEIAPLAYMRGRTLSNAFVILDESQNTTPEQMKMFLTRIGFGSKAVVTGDVTQIDLPRGARSGLTQIMHILKDVDGIGFSHFANKDVVRHPLVQRIVDAYDAHDAEVEQKRHEKAQEKQD
- the ybeY gene encoding rRNA maturation RNase YbeY gives rise to the protein MIDVDVQIAIEGDNLPTPTQLQSWVTAALASLRPEAELSIRLVDNSESQSLNHEYRGKDKPTNVLSFPFEIPPELAEIENFTLIGDLVICHPVVCQEAAEQKKPLEHHYAHMVIHGCLHLLGYDHINEDEAEEMERLETDILATLNIPDPYIIN
- a CDS encoding HlyC/CorC family transporter, encoding MNEDRPRNAILNWLDSLKIFGGDPRSRKEIKHILREAEGRQLVDSDALSIMEGAIQVADMQVREIMIPRSQMVCVRIDQKPKDYLPSIIESAHSRFPVLAESDDEVVGILLAKDLLPLVLEQNTDSFRLKDILRPVTFVPESKRLNVLLKEFRATRNHMAIVIDEYGSIAGLVTIEDVLEQIVGDIEDEHDVDDEDTSIKQVDNDTYMVKALTSIDDFNETFGTQFEALEFDTIGGIVVDQFGRLPECEETIDIGQHTFKVVNGNSRQIHLLQVTPKTDLSEED